In a single window of the Luteolibacter yonseiensis genome:
- a CDS encoding TonB-dependent siderophore receptor gives MKRKNQLRPALWVLPFTITAAFSQTATSPDATELDTLTVTAQALTSESYAPPETTLGALKTPAPLLETPQAVTVLTEQLIEDQDAVKLEEVLRNVAGISTGGFYGAYDQYRIRGFDASYKTYWDGLRGDNGTSPEIFGFEKVEVIKGPASSLYGNAPLGGLVNLVSKRPKYDTGGEIGLGVGSFNTYEASVDAYSPLYTPGSGSVGAKGGSVDGKSGIYGRILGLYRETDTFISHSEKERLFIAPSVLFQISEDTQFTFLGSYTHDDKTEGMPLPASGTVLSNPNGHIPLDRYIGIPGQGNNVDFKRLRLGYDFSHRFNDVVSVRQNFNYTRIDQAWDRLFYPQFGGTLTNGERELTLYPYSYDDTSNRYGVDTGLDFNFNTGAVKHTATVGVDYYHEKGSTRNSTFGVGSIVIDVFDPDYDQLVPKPDLGDKYETGSEIVGFYAQDHMKLSESVSLTLGGRFDSYRDLATDNSETAFSPKAGLTYEFIKDVAAYANYSKSFETQNDPLGAAIEPIEGENIEGGVKYSAFDGKWTGMASVFELTRSNALISTGGLTYVTSGEQRSRGFEFENTLALLPGLGIISAYTYLDAEVSKDPVLEGNDLVGVPENNFSIWAKYTIQDGAFKGVGFGLGGRAVSNQAADAANSFDLPSFAVLDAALYYEKDNFSAQVNFKNITDEEYFSGSSGAFYVLPAEPFNVTASASWKF, from the coding sequence ATGAAAAGAAAAAATCAGCTTCGCCCCGCCTTGTGGGTGCTCCCGTTCACCATCACCGCGGCATTTTCACAAACCGCGACCTCCCCGGATGCTACCGAACTGGACACCCTGACCGTGACCGCGCAAGCGCTGACCTCTGAAAGCTACGCTCCACCGGAAACCACCCTCGGAGCCTTGAAGACACCGGCTCCCCTGCTTGAAACCCCTCAAGCCGTGACCGTGTTGACCGAGCAACTCATCGAGGATCAGGACGCGGTGAAACTGGAAGAAGTGTTGCGCAACGTGGCCGGTATTTCCACCGGCGGTTTCTATGGTGCCTACGATCAGTACCGGATCCGGGGCTTCGATGCCTCCTACAAGACCTACTGGGACGGACTCCGTGGCGACAACGGCACCTCTCCGGAAATATTCGGTTTCGAAAAGGTAGAGGTCATCAAAGGACCCGCATCCTCCCTCTATGGCAACGCGCCGCTCGGCGGCCTCGTCAATCTCGTCAGCAAGCGCCCGAAATATGACACCGGCGGGGAAATCGGCCTCGGAGTGGGTTCCTTCAATACCTATGAGGCTTCGGTGGACGCCTACTCGCCACTCTATACCCCCGGTTCCGGCAGCGTGGGCGCGAAAGGCGGCAGCGTGGACGGGAAATCCGGCATCTACGGCCGCATCCTGGGCCTCTATCGTGAGACGGACACGTTCATTTCCCACTCGGAAAAAGAGCGGCTTTTCATCGCACCTTCGGTTCTTTTCCAAATTTCGGAAGACACCCAGTTCACATTCCTGGGCAGCTACACCCATGACGACAAAACCGAAGGCATGCCCCTGCCCGCCTCGGGAACCGTGCTTTCAAACCCGAACGGCCATATCCCGCTCGACCGCTACATCGGCATCCCCGGCCAGGGAAACAATGTGGACTTCAAGCGTCTGAGGCTCGGCTATGATTTCAGCCATCGCTTCAACGATGTGGTTTCGGTGCGTCAGAACTTCAACTACACCCGCATCGACCAGGCGTGGGACCGTCTTTTCTATCCGCAGTTCGGCGGCACCCTGACCAACGGCGAGAGGGAACTCACCCTTTACCCGTATTCCTATGACGACACGAGCAACCGCTACGGCGTCGATACGGGGCTTGATTTCAACTTCAACACCGGCGCGGTCAAACACACCGCCACCGTGGGCGTGGACTATTACCACGAAAAGGGCTCCACCCGCAATTCCACGTTCGGCGTCGGTTCGATCGTCATCGATGTTTTCGACCCCGACTACGACCAGCTCGTCCCGAAACCCGATCTTGGGGACAAATATGAGACAGGCTCTGAAATCGTCGGCTTCTACGCCCAGGACCACATGAAACTCTCCGAATCCGTCAGCCTGACTCTCGGCGGACGCTTCGACAGCTACCGTGACCTTGCCACCGACAACTCCGAAACCGCTTTCTCACCGAAGGCCGGTCTGACCTATGAGTTCATCAAGGACGTCGCCGCCTACGCCAATTACAGCAAGTCGTTCGAAACGCAGAACGATCCGCTCGGTGCCGCAATCGAACCGATCGAGGGCGAGAATATCGAAGGAGGTGTGAAATACAGCGCCTTTGACGGAAAATGGACCGGTATGGCATCGGTTTTCGAACTCACCCGCTCGAACGCGCTGATCTCGACCGGCGGACTGACCTACGTCACTTCCGGCGAACAACGCAGCCGCGGATTCGAATTCGAAAACACCCTGGCACTCCTGCCGGGGCTCGGCATCATCTCCGCCTACACTTACCTCGACGCGGAAGTTTCCAAAGATCCCGTTCTGGAAGGCAACGACCTTGTCGGGGTGCCGGAAAACAACTTCAGCATCTGGGCGAAATACACCATCCAGGACGGCGCGTTCAAGGGCGTGGGCTTCGGCCTCGGCGGTCGCGCGGTGAGCAACCAGGCGGCCGACGCCGCGAACAGCTTCGACCTTCCTTCGTTTGCCGTTCTCGATGCCGCGTTGTATTATGAGAAGGATAATTTCAGCGCGCAGGTGAACTTCAAGAACATCACGGATGAGGAATACTTCTCCGGGTCCTCGGGCGCTTTCTACGTCCTTCCCGCGGAGCCGTTCAACGTGACCGCAAGCGCTTCCTGGAAGTTCTGA
- the metF gene encoding methylenetetrahydrofolate reductase [NAD(P)H]: protein MHILDQLSSGGPSVSFEFFPPKNPADRARLLQTIARLDGLRPGSISITYGAGGGSRDLTLDLVETLRDRNPTPHLTCVGHTRGEIRGMLTRLATAGVGNILALRGDPPKAASAGPGDFPHAADLVSFIREFKRHRDPRGFGIGVAGFPEGHPSTPDRMAEMDHLKAKVDAGADYICTQLFLDNHDFHDFRDRCELAGIRVPIIAGIMPVTSVAMMKRIATLAGGARFPAKLIRAFQRAGSDPEAVRRAGIHHAAAQCSDLLHHQVAGLHFYTLNQADAVLEIGAKIGLARDGVAA from the coding sequence ATGCACATCCTCGACCAACTTTCTTCCGGCGGCCCATCGGTGTCGTTCGAGTTTTTCCCGCCGAAAAATCCCGCGGACCGGGCAAGACTGTTACAGACCATCGCAAGACTCGACGGCCTGCGACCCGGTTCCATCAGCATCACCTACGGGGCGGGCGGAGGCTCGCGGGATCTGACACTCGACCTGGTGGAAACCTTGCGTGACAGGAACCCGACACCGCATCTCACCTGCGTGGGACACACGCGGGGTGAGATCCGTGGAATGCTCACCCGTCTGGCGACGGCGGGCGTCGGCAACATCCTGGCACTGCGTGGGGACCCTCCGAAAGCGGCGTCCGCCGGCCCGGGGGATTTCCCGCATGCGGCGGATCTGGTGTCGTTCATCCGCGAGTTCAAACGCCACCGGGATCCGCGCGGCTTTGGTATCGGAGTTGCGGGGTTTCCGGAGGGCCACCCGTCCACACCCGACAGGATGGCGGAGATGGATCATCTGAAAGCGAAAGTCGACGCCGGGGCCGATTACATCTGCACGCAGCTGTTTCTGGACAATCATGATTTCCACGATTTCCGGGATCGTTGCGAACTGGCGGGCATCCGCGTTCCCATCATCGCGGGCATCATGCCGGTGACCAGCGTGGCGATGATGAAACGGATCGCGACCCTCGCGGGTGGTGCGCGGTTTCCGGCGAAACTGATCCGCGCGTTCCAACGTGCCGGTTCCGATCCTGAAGCGGTCCGCCGTGCGGGCATCCACCATGCGGCGGCGCAGTGCTCGGATCTGCTGCATCACCAGGTGGCCGGCCTGCATTTCTATACGTTGAATCAGGCGGATGCGGTGTTGGAGATCGGTGCGAAAATCGGGTTGGCCAGGGATGGGGTCGCGGCGTAG
- a CDS encoding PepSY-associated TM helix domain-containing protein: MKRRIYQLHSWLGLIAGLGLLVVGLTGSVLVFKEEIDRMIAPELVVIQDTSKPRLDHDRFLAKLQGELPDYKVAGWGKGPGPGSADAVYAIKVGENEGKMMYVDPTTGLPKNRDIDSNVTVSDWLLKLHYSFFADHAGELVVGIFGVMFCLLGITGVIIYRNFWKTLFQLRWKKSARMFFSDLHKMVGISSTVFNLILGITGAWWNLSHLIGHLIVQAPEPVVKTVERQWADNVSIEKLVADAKTRIPGYKANWISLPQEKNGDIMMFGSIENQSTLRSLYGSIIVFDGGTGALKSATPASEAGVGAQILDSFRPLHYGNFGGLPVKILWSLGGLAPAILALSGTFLWWKRKFR, encoded by the coding sequence ATGAAACGTCGTATCTATCAGCTTCACTCCTGGCTCGGACTCATCGCCGGCCTCGGTCTTCTCGTGGTCGGGCTCACCGGCAGCGTTCTCGTCTTCAAGGAAGAGATCGACAGGATGATCGCCCCCGAACTGGTCGTCATCCAGGACACCTCCAAACCACGGCTGGACCACGACCGGTTCCTCGCCAAACTTCAAGGAGAACTGCCGGACTACAAGGTCGCCGGGTGGGGCAAGGGGCCCGGACCCGGCTCCGCGGATGCGGTCTACGCCATCAAGGTCGGAGAAAACGAGGGAAAGATGATGTATGTGGACCCCACCACGGGTCTTCCGAAAAACCGCGACATCGACAGCAACGTCACCGTCTCGGACTGGCTGCTGAAGCTCCACTACAGCTTCTTCGCCGATCATGCGGGGGAGCTCGTGGTCGGCATCTTCGGCGTCATGTTCTGCCTGCTGGGCATCACCGGCGTCATCATCTATCGGAATTTCTGGAAGACGCTTTTCCAACTGCGCTGGAAGAAGAGCGCCCGCATGTTTTTCTCCGACCTGCACAAGATGGTCGGCATCAGCTCCACCGTTTTCAATCTCATCCTGGGCATCACCGGCGCGTGGTGGAATCTTTCCCACCTCATCGGCCACCTCATCGTGCAGGCACCGGAGCCGGTCGTGAAGACCGTCGAACGCCAATGGGCCGACAACGTGTCGATCGAAAAACTCGTCGCGGATGCGAAGACGAGGATCCCCGGCTACAAGGCGAACTGGATCAGCCTGCCACAGGAGAAAAACGGTGACATCATGATGTTCGGCTCCATCGAGAACCAAAGCACCCTGCGCAGCCTCTACGGCTCCATCATCGTCTTCGACGGAGGAACCGGAGCACTCAAGAGCGCCACTCCCGCCAGCGAGGCAGGCGTCGGTGCCCAGATCCTCGACTCCTTCCGTCCGCTCCATTACGGGAATTTCGGTGGCCTGCCGGTGAAAATCCTCTGGAGCCTCGGTGGTCTCGCTCCCGCCATCTTGGCGCTCTCCGGCACCTTCCTCTGGTGGAAACGTAAATTCCGTTGA